The sequence CTGGAAGACTATTCCATGCGTCGAACATGAGGGTCTCGActcattgattttcttttaaagttgccCATTTCTGCGGCGCGATGTGCGTGCATTTCTGGATCTCCAACTCTTCCAACTTGCTCTTTTGATCTGTGAATTTGTCACTACAAGCCTTTCCACAAATCTTTGGTTTTCAAATGTAgcaatttcatttgataaattgtaTCAAATAGAAATTACATGAGCATCAATTGCATCAATTCCAAATGGCTCAATGTTGATCTCATTTGTTTTTGTGTTGAGAGGATTTACTATGAAATCGAGAAtacttttgtttgatttgaattgCTCGAATCTCTCAATCCTTCGATCGATccttcatgtttttaaaagttaggCTGAAGTAATTCGTGTCAATAGTTGCATTGGTCTCATCGCGATttgcttcagatttttaaaatgaaataatttacagcTCTCGATGTCTTCgacaaaaagaagtaattttttttcgaaaaaaaaaactacttcttCAAACAAGGCGTAGGCTGGGTTGCCTTTTCCTTACAGTTttagatttaattcatttagtttCATTGTGATGTCTACAATGAAGTTTCATTTTTGCAGCCATTTGTCTTCTTCCAATTCGGGATGTTCAATGTTTCTTTCATTGAGGAATGTTTTTATTTGACTCAAGCACAAAGCAAAATGTTGCAATACTTTACATCTGGAAAGCCACCGCACTTTATTGTGCAGAAGTAGGTCAGAAAATTGGCTATCTATTTCTTCAAGGAAATCTTTAAACGAATGATGTTAGAGTGCTTTTGCCAAGAAGctgttaataatcttaattatcaTGTTCGTGACCTCAGCTATATTCGGCTGGAAATGTTTGAGCACAAAGAGCTTTTTGATGAATTATGCAGTGAAACGTTAGAATTTcgtggttaattttttttttctgaagaaatgatGTTACCCTTCTATGTATTCCTGTCAAACGTCTGGCTCCATTACTTGCTAtagaaacgattttatttatatcGATTCAATTGTCTTCCAGGCAATTTTTCACAGTATTTGCTATATCTTCTTCACGAGTTTGCCCTGAGTGCGGTAGCAATCCTATCAATTCTCCTTTTGGACCTTGAGACGACATATACCTGACGAAAAGGGTAACTTGTGCCGTGTCTTTTATGTCGCAACACTCATCTATAGCAAGTGATAAGGCAGAAGCCAGTTGAATGTCTTCCACTTGCATATGTGTTACATTTGAAGACATTTTTTGGTTTTTCTATCTTGTACTGTTTAGCAGATAATTTcaaatcctcatttttttttcataatttctgctttgttttttaaatcactaAACAGTTCTTCAGATGCAcgtataaaaaaatctttgacgTACTCATTATCTGTGAAAGGTTTTCCTTTTTTGCTATTTCAAATGACACTGCAAAGCTTTCCAGATTTACGTCATGGAAGATTGCCCCCAGTTACTTAGCATGGAACTTGACTTTTGCTGCTTTTTTGGAGCTCTTCAACAACAATTTTTTCATGCGTCACAGGTTAGATATTTATCAGCAAACTGGTATGTTTTGTCGGAAAAgttgaaaagatgattttttaaaattgtacttaGCTATCTAAAATGACAAACAATTTATTAACCATTATTACTTCATTAACACGATCCTCAGATATGTAATCCAATTCTGTTActggttttattatattatacgtGTACATACCTTTGACCAGATAATTTGCTTCTAAATCGTATTCTTGAAACAACAACGAATAGACACGCAAAAAACAGCAAGCGATTTAATGACACACATGTAATGTAAAGTCGACCGAGTTATCCGAGGACAACTGATTGACAACACGTCCAGAGTCTAGACATATTGTCTACACTCTAGACGGTGGCGGTTTAGTGAGacagaaatgaaatgcaattggctgaaatataaatatgatcaTCTCTAAGaacaaaacaataattcaaatttatctcATTGCGATCATGTTAAGCGTAGCGATTTGTAATGAACGAATATGTTAATAGAAGCTGTTGAGAAATTAGgtacttgaaaatatattttcttattttttaagggtttttatgataaactattaatttttcgTATGGAATTGGAGAGCAACAACTTTACATCAAAACAGCCGCACATTGCCAATTCTTGTTCTGgggcataatatattttttccgcAGCCAATCGTTATCAATGGATAAGCAAATACAGATGGCATTTGGAACATGGCATTATTTCTTTGCCCttcatattattacattttttttaattatataaaaattctagagTTTTATTCCGACGACGCGGCCGGTATATTAATTAGTACCAACCTTGTTTTCCCCTCGATCACGAgacattaaacattttactattgcaattaaaacaagaatttaaaaattaaatgttttctgtattatctatttttagaaataaatttttctccgCGTACATATGTGCCTCATCAGATAATTCCAAAGGTTTAAATGATgtcaatttcagaattaaaaattttttttaattactttgaaatctttttcgaattttctattttttatgaccTTTATTATCCACTGTATACTTATACTTTTAAGACGCTGTATTCAAAGTGTGATATGTTATTTGCAGGACCGTTAGTCGGATATTTTGCAGAGAGATTTGGAATGAACGGAGTGATGATTCTCGGAAGCATATTGTCGGCTGCAGGAATATCAGCCTGCTTCTTTGCTGAAGATATTGCAGTGGTGATTGTTTTATTAGGAGTCCTTCATGgtaattattttcttcactttAAAACTATGaatcccatttttaaaaaatattcatgaaactCACATTACATTgctattcaaaatgtttatttctttaaaatactcgTTGAAACTCGTCGACATGAAACTATCAATTATAATGCTATCCTTAAATTGAATTCTATACTCTGGACTTCTTGATCATCTGAAGGCAAATGgctgttttaaaataatctagcgaaaatgaaagtagaaaattcCAGTTTCTTCCTAAAcatttcattctataaaattgCCCGAGTCCTTCACATAACCGCTCAGCAGAAATTACACTTCAACAGGTGGCGCtctttgaaagattttctttctaaataattgCATTCATAACATTACCGATCTATTCAAGACATcagaaatattaaagataaataagattgcaaataatagaataaattgcaaactaatgattgatttttttgtgtaataattatttacaaatatatttaaactaatttaagtatggaaataaagatgtggctttaacAGTTCCTTATAGTGGTTCTGTTCCTGAGTTCAGGTACAAAATCTCACGAACGTCAATTATTTATCCCCCTTATCAATATATCCATAAATATAAAACGATAATGTATGAGGCAAAAGAATTGCTCTTATTACATTTTGTCGAAtagcaacagtcaaatataaaaaCGCCAGCTTGCGAATTTGGTTCAACCAGCCTGGTTCATTGAAGGTGTTATCAACCTCAGTGTTTCGGTTAGCAATTAATGAGctccaaaatattattagaaatttttgagtAATGGTTCACTgttttatcaaaaagtattttcaatcgaaggaaagaagatataaaagaaattggtTTCAAAAAGCATGTTTAATCAGGCTCAGAATTACTCCTAAACATCGCCAGATAAATAATCGTTCTGATTTACCTTTGGAaattgatgtttatttattttataagaattatcttACATGAATAGTCTTTGTATtaactcaaaaattaagaaaaaaatcttttaattgatattaattttatttctgtataattttcccctcagttttaataaaatttctaattcaatttaATCCATTATCTATAACGCTCTGTTTAAATGCTAGATGGAATTCAAActtatccatcaaaacattcaatcgcatgTTTTCCTCAATCATTAGCTCTGTGGCaggattttcatttccgcttttgTTTCGTAATATCTCAATTTGCAGTAAGTTGATTCAATGGAATTCATGCTTTTCAGTCGTATCAAATACacaagtgactttttttttaatgcatgtcaTAAATCATTTGGCAGCTAATAATCTGGGCGAATAAACTGGTAGCCAAGGGCGGCTAgtacatatgaaatttaattgataaacgTAGTTAACACATTTCATTCTTTTGCTGTATAGTATTCTATTTCTGTTACATCATAAATgtacaatatatttcaaatgttataaatattgttttataatgaaCTCAGTTGGTTGCCATAAGATTgccatttttagattttttagaatatttgttgaaaggtttcattaaaaaaaacaacgatTTCGCGTAATTTAATGCAAAACCATCTgtagcaaataatttatatattggaacattacaatattttaaccCCTTTTATGGTCATGATAAAGACACTTATCTCcatatttatcagattttttatgCAAGTATATGGGTTGTCCTATGTTCTAatttatttcccccccccccttttttttttttttcaaaatttacgcAGAAACAAAACTATAGGGGATTTATTCTCATATCTTACaccagaatgaaataaattaaccaTTTCAAGCgacaaatcaaattaattatatgtaataaattttttgaaacatatttttaaattaatctcaagcccaaaaatattttaataataaatactagaaaaatttataataatataaatcaaataaagtaaccaaaataaaggcatatttttcattaaatctcaTTGTTTAAGAGAGTCGTGCTCCCTAatactttttaacatttcaacAGGAGAGCCATGgttaaattcattaaatgcaaaacaataaaaatgttttcattctatTGAGGTGCAAAAATCCATTTCCAAAACTAATACATTTCTTGCGCATTGCTTATCCTTTTTTCAATCCATTATCTTGCCTATTGCAGCAATTAATGCCTTAAGACAAGCAAAAAATTCCTTTTAGCTGGTAGGCAAAGATAAATGGCTTTACATTTGagttaatgttttgtaatttctttcagtctttaaataaaattgaacgggaatggtcttcccaaaatATTCCCGCATATCTTCCAATAATTCCCCTCTCCCCGCATAAAATCGTGAATCTTGGATAAAGTTACAAATATCTTGCATAACGTTCACTAGTTCCATGAGAAGTAATTAGAAATTGCAGATCTAATGATAGTTACAAAGTGCAGATCTTTAGCATGAGTCTACCATTTTCGCTGAATGAATTTTGAGAATACGTGTTTTGTGCGTTTTTTAGCAGACcgatttacaccaaattttgatGCGGTAGTAGATGGGAGATAGTGTCTTATTTTATGCCATTACGTTTAGGTATTATCATCATTTATATGCAATAGGAAGTACGAACCGAGAAATGGTCGATCGCTCGacagatttggttgaaaatttataCGAATCTTTATTTCAGATGCTGAACCtgtgtatcaaaatttattgttatcGCTTTTGGCGGTTTGAAATTActgatatatttgtattattcaatattgtaTTTTGGTATGCAATCTTTTATTCGTGTACATTATAGATTCTTCTGGATATCACATTAACAGATAGACacactttaattgaattttttttttttttttaaatctagaagaTCAGTAAATCGtatagattcataaaaattgcaaaactgtcgcttattattttacattcactTGATGTACGaaacttttgttaaattttaatgcataaagattttaaaattaagtacatgattgatttgttttatgttcAAACAATGTTTAATGATAGTTTAAACCTAGTTGAATTTAAAAAGCTGAGCATCGACAAGAGCGGCGAGTAAATGAGGTGCTTCGACAGGGAAATTACCAAAGCGTATGAAAATTCTCGTTCTCAATTCCTCGTATCCACATAATTCTCAGGTAATATAGAAGGGGGGGGAGGGGTATTTTCTTCTACTAGGTAAATCTATCGTATGTTATTAATTTGTTGATTAAAGAGAAATAAGAGGAAGTTCTTAGGGAAACTGATATGTGCTGCATTAGAATAATTTAGTCCGTCCAAATATTAAGCAAGATAAAAGAAACCAAGAGAAAAAGGCAGGGATGAATGCAGAATATATCAGTGATAAATTGggattttctctaaaatttgaaatggacTGATCCCATAGAAACTCTGCAGCAAATTGGAGGATCACTTTAGGCTCCTCGTGTATCAAGCTTCTTTAATAAAACTAGGTCAGTCGATCGTGAAATGAATATCGTCTTTTAATAGATTCCATTTGTTAACTAATCATAaactataaagaatttatttacttcaaaatgccaaaattttgctaTGGTATTCGTTACTTGTTACAGTATATATTAcctacattgaaatatttctctcTTTCAGGACTCGGCGTTGCCTTTCTAAACACATTCTTGCCTATGATtgtgaagatttattttaaaaaacatctcaCCCTAGCATTTGGAGTGACTCAAGCAGGTGCTTGCATCGGGGCAGTCTTCACTCCTCCTCTTCTTTTGTGGATCTTCCGAAATTACGGTACATCCGGAGGGTTTCTTATCATAGGAGCGATGGTTCTGAACAGTTTGCCTATCGTTATGATTATCAACATTTTATCACCTGATAGAACTTCCAGCAAGTCGGTGAAATCTAAAGAGTGCACAAAAGAACAGTTAGAAACAGGAGCAACTACAACGGTCCATTTTCTCGATGGTGAAGATAATGCTCTGACATATATCACTGGTGGTAAAGAAGAAAAAGTCGTAAAGGTGAGCGagaagaatattatttcaaaaatacaaaatagtcCCGAAAGTGAGGATGTAGCTTCTTTAGTACTGAACAGTCCTGAGTGTGATCACGCAGAAGTCGCTACAGATGGAACCGATGCTAAGGTGTTAGGTCCTTTAAGTCACTTTAATATGTGCAAAATTTCAGCGGAAAACGCGGACTCAGAAACGGGAAAGAAAGGAATAGAGCTATTGTTGGATAAATTTGTAAAGGCTTCAGAAATCAAACAACAAAAACAGAATCACaaagaggaaattaaaataactgcaaGTAAAAcgattattcaatttcaaaattattttgaagaagagTTCATTCCTTGCGtggatattaaaacaaaatc comes from Argiope bruennichi chromosome 2, qqArgBrue1.1, whole genome shotgun sequence and encodes:
- the LOC129955378 gene encoding monocarboxylate transporter 4-like isoform X3, with amino-acid sequence MDSEASFKDPFDDLKTRTRMTRRMKIIKFDSKISWAVALACGCMNLLILIPMKVGGLIFVEILDRYHVGRNLAGYPTFTITLMRSTTGPLVGYFAERFGMNGVMILGSILSAAGISACFFAEDIAVVIVLLGVLHGLGVAFLNTFLPMIVKIYFKKHLTLAFGVTQAGACIGAVFTPPLLLWIFRNYGTSGGFLIIGAMVLNSLPIVMIINILSPDRTSSKSVKSKECTKEQLETGATTTVHFLDGEDNALTYITGGKEEKVVKDISETQWDLTLGCITHSQWCRWLVELSQP